Proteins from one Mycteria americana isolate JAX WOST 10 ecotype Jacksonville Zoo and Gardens chromosome 1, USCA_MyAme_1.0, whole genome shotgun sequence genomic window:
- the LOC142404761 gene encoding alpha-2-macroglobulin-like, with protein MGKDRLPSKPSIFLLLLFFLPGNTSPTTEPQYMVLLPFLIHTDSPEKVCVQLTHLNESVTLSATLEHQGENRSLIDDVVSEKDVFTCIPFSLPKSNSTSAAFLTVMVKGATLQFRSRKSVLVQNSESLVFVQSDKPIYKPGQTVLFRIVSLDKDFYPLNEKFPFVYVQDPQRNRVYQWQGVELETGLTQLSFPLTSDPIQGSYKIVVQKSFSSHVEHSFSVEEYVLPKYEVLVKLPKMITIKDMELPVSVCGLYTYGKPVPGLVNVQVCRKFSHSASNCYGKEAEAVCEEFTRQADARGCASGVVRTKIFQLQRRGYEMSIEVQGKITEDGTGIEMTGTGSCGITSIMSKISFDLLDSQYRPGIPLFGRVKLVDGTDAPIANETVMISVDGDRYKGNYTTDEQGQSWFSIDTTTFTQASLEIQADHKPELNCYDSDWITPSYEHAIRRISRFYSPSKSFLKIEPKPETLSCGSRTEIQVHYIFTPEATGEQKKIVIYYLVMAKGGIVLADTHDLTVNPGNVYGTFQLTFPVEAAIAPLARMLVYTTSPSGEVIASSADFQVESCLPNKVRLSFVPKEGLPASNTRLQLHTSPRSLCALRAVDKSVLLMKPEDELSPSSVYDLLPLKEIRGYSFKDYYLEEDNVNPCVSLDNILLNGFVYIPISPDGEGDAYGILKELGLKVFTSSKIHKPEICQHYPVHMMERSYSSSITALNLLEDLDYEVTEPMVAGNPVETIRKYFPETWIWDIVSVNSEGNADLDVTIPDTITEWKANAFCTSADTGFGLSPTVSLRAFQPFFVELTLPYSVVRGEAFTLKATVFIYLTTCIRVSVSLAESIHFLATPVEKQEESYCICMNERKTVAWAVTPRSLGQVEFSVSAEALQNQQPCGNAIVETPEKGRKDTVTRQLLVEPEGTEVETTYNSVLCASEKSMSEPVSLVLPETVVDGSARAYFSVLGDIMGTAMQNLHQLLQMPFGCGEQNMVLFAPNIYVLDYLNKTGQLSEEVKSKAIGYLVSGYQRQLNYKHWDGSYSTFGPHYGQVGNTWLTAFVLKSFAQARPHIFIDEKHIQDALVWLTQKQKENGCFRSSGTLLNNAIKGGVNDEITLTAYIIIALLEIPLPVTHSVVRNALFCLETASDEKENHVYTKALMAYAFALAGKTEKRKALLGSLEKEAVKKDGSVHWQRPGKEPEVDLPYYRYRAPSAEVEMTAYVLLAYLTTQPAPSQEELSFASLIAKWISGQQNPNGGFSSTQDTVVALQALSLYGAVTYAKSGAASKVTLRSGGDFQQDFQVDPTNRLLLQRVPLPQVPGEYSTEVSGEGCVYLQTSLRYNVQPTQQDAPFMLHVYTIPETCEDSKAHKVFDIGINVSYTGERNGSNMVIVDVKMLSGFIPVKSSVRKLSNSWFHQIQRTEVSTNHVLVYIEQLGSETLSFSFAVERDVPVQGLKPAQVKVYDYYETDEFATQEYSAPCTTEEVNQGNA; from the exons GCAGTATATGGTGCTACTGCCCTTTCTGATACACACCGATTCTCCTGAGAAAGTCTGTGTTCAACTGACCCACCTGAATGAGTCTGTGACGCTGAGTGCCACACTCGAGCATCAAGGGGAAAACAGGAGCTTGATTGATGACGTGGTGTCGGAGAAGGACGTGTTCACCTGCATCCCTTTCTCT CTTCCAAAATCCAATAGCACATCAGCAGCATTTCTCACTGTGATGGTGAAGGGGGCAACACTGCAGTTCAGAAGCCGCAAGTCAGTGCTGGTCCAGAATTCTGAGAGCTTGGTCTTCGTCCAGTCGGATAAACCCATCTACAAACCTGGACAGACAG TTCTGTTTCGGATCGTCTCTCTGGACAAAGACTTCTACCCGCTGAATGAGAAG TTTCCATTTGTCTATGTTCAG GATCCCCAGAGGAACCGTGTGTACCAATGGCAAGGGGTGGAACTAGAGACCGGCCTCACgcagctctccttccccctcacctcAGACCCCATCCAAGGCTCCTACAAAATAGTTGTGCAGAAGAGCTTCTCGTCCCATGTGGAGCACTCCTTCAGCGTGGAGGAATATG TGCTGCCCAAGTACGAGGTCCTGGTGAAGCTGCCCAAGATGATCACTATTAAGGACATGGAGCTTCCAGTGTCCGTCTGCGGTCT GTACACCTATGGGAAGCCTGTTCCTGGTTTGGTGAATGTCCAGGTGTGCCGGAAATTTTCCCATTCTGCTTCAAATTGTtatggaaaagaagcagaagctgtGTGTGAAGAATTCACTAGGCAG GCAGACGCTCGTGGGTGTGCTTCTGGTGTAGTAAGGACCAAGATATTTCAGCTCCAGCGCAGGGGATATGAGATGAGCATTGAGGTACAAGGCAAGATCACAGAAGATGGCACAG GAATAGAGATGACTGGAACAGGCTCCTGTGGAATCACATCCATCATGAGCAAAATCAGCTTTGACCTGCTGGACTCTCAGTACAGACCAGGAATCCCACTCTTTGGGAGG GTGAAGCTGGTAGATGGCACTGATGCTCCAATTGCCAATGAAACCGTCATGATTTCTGTGGATGGAGACAGATACAAAGGGAATTACACTACAGATGAGCAGGGACAATCCTGGTTTTCCATAGACACTACCACCTTCACACAAGCCTCCCTGGAAATCCAA GCTGATCATAAACCTGAACTGAACTGCTATGACAGCGACTGGATCACACCTTCATATGAGCATGCCATCCGTAGAATAAGTCGGTTTTACTCCCCCAGTAAGAGTTTCCTCAAAATTGAGCCAAAGCCTGAGACATTAAGTTGTGGCTCCCGCACGGAGATCCAGGTGCACTATATCTTCACACCAGAGGCCAcaggagagcagaagaaaattgtCATTTACTATTTG GTGATGGCCAAGGGAGGCATTGTATTAGCAGACACCCATGATCTGACTGTGAATCCTGGAAACG TTTATGGGACATTTCAGTTGACCTTCCCTGTTGAGGCGGCAATTGCTCCCCTGGCACGGATGCTTGTGTATACCACTTCACCCAGTGGGGAAGTCATCGCCAGTTCAGCAGATTTCCAGGTTGAAAGTTGCCTCCCCAATAAA GTCAGACTGAGTTTTGTACCCAAGGAAGGTCTTCCTGCCTCCAACACACGCCTGCAACTCCATACCTCTCCAAGGTCTCTGTGTGCCCTCCGTGCTGTGGACAAGAGCGTCCTCCTCATGAAGCCTGAAGATGAGCTCTCTCCCAGCTCT GTGTATGATCTTCTCCCACTGAAAGAAATCCGTGGTTATAGCTTCAAGGACTACTACCTGGAAGAAGACAACGTAAACCCTTGTGTGTCACTTGACAACATATTATTAAATGGATTCGTCTACATACCCATTTCTCCTGATGGCGAAGGTGATGCCTATGGCATTCTCAAA GAATTGGGCTTAAAAGTCTTCACTAGCAGCAAGATCCATAAGCCTGAAATCTGCCAGCATTACCCAGTACACATGATGGAAAGGAGTTACAGTAGCTCTA TCACTGCATTGAATCTGCTTGAAGATTTGGACTATGAAGTAACGGAACCTATGGTTGCTGGCAATCCTGTGGAGACCATCCGAAAGTACTTCCCTGAGACATGGATCTGGGACATAGTTTCAGTGAA CTCTGAGGGAAATGCTGATCTAGATGTGACCATCCCTGACACCATCACTGAGTGGAAAGCCAATGCATTCTGCACTTCGGCAGACACAGGCTTTGGCCTGTCCCCAACAGTGTCCCTCAgagccttccagcccttctttgTAGAGCTCACCCTGCCCTACTCAGTAGTGCGTGGTGAGGCCTTCACACTGAAAGCCACCGTTTTCATCTACCTGACCACCTGCATCAGG GTCAGCGTGTCTCTGGCTGAATCTATTCATTTCCTGGCTACACCAGTAGAGAAGCAGGAAGAATCCTACTGCATCTGCAtgaatgaaaggaaaactgtGGCTTGGGCAGTAACACCAAGATCTCTAG GGCAGGTGGAGTTCTCGGTGAGCGCTGAGGCCCTGCAGAACCAGCAGCCCTGCGGGAATGCCATCGTGGAGACCCCTGAGAAAGGGCGGAAGGACACGGTCACCAGACAGCTGCTGGTGGAG CCGGAAGGGACTGAGGTGGAAACTACCTACAACTCTGTGCTCTGTGCGTCTG AAAAGTCAATGTCAGAGCCAGTTTCCCTGGTTCTCCCAGAGACTGTAGTGGATGGCTCAGCCAGAGCATACTTCTCAGTGCTAG GCGACATCATGGGCACTGCCATGCAGAAcctgcaccagctcctccagatgccaTTCGGCTGTGGGGAGCAGAACATGGTCCTGTTTGCACCCAACATCTACGTCCTGGACTATCTGAACAAGACAGGGCAGCTGAGTGAGGAGGTCAAATCCAAGGCCATTGGATACTTAGTGAGCG GGTATCAAAGGCAATTGAACTACAAACACTGGGATGGTTCTTATAGCACCTTTGGGCCCCATTACGGGCAAGTTGGGAATACCTG GCTCACAGCCTTTGTCCTCAAGTCCTTTGCCCAGGCCCGGCCTCACATCTTCATAGATGAGAAGCACATCCAGGATGCTTTGGTTTGGCTCACTCAAAAGCAGAAGGAGAATGGCTGTTTCCGGAGTTCTGGGACACTCCTGAACAACGCCATAAAG GGTGGAGTGAATGATGAGATCACGCTGACGGCCTACATCATTATTGCATTGCTGGAGATTCCTCTGCCTGTAACC CACTCGGTGGTGCGTAACGCTCTGTTCTGCCTGGAAACAGCATcagatgagaaagaaaaccacGTGTACACCAAGGCACTGATGGCGTACGCCTTCGCCCTGGCAGGGAAGACAGAGAAGCGGAAGGCATTGCTTGGCTCGCTTGAAAAGGAAGCTGTGAAGAAGG ATGGGTCTGTTCATTGGCAGCGGCCTGGGAAAGAGCCAGAGGTTGATCTCCCGTACTATCGCTACCGAGCTCCCTCTGCTGAAGTGGAGATGACGGCCTACGTGCTCCTTGCTTACCTCACCACGCAGCCAGCACCTTCCCAGGAGGAGCTGTCATTCGCATCTCTTATTGCAAAGTGGATCAGTGGTCAGCAGAATCCCAATGGAGGCTTCTCCTCCACCCAG GACACAGTGGTGGCTCTCCAAGCCCTGTCCCTGTACGGAGCTGTCACCTATGCCAAGAGCGGAGCAGCTTCCAAAGTGACCCTGCGGTCTGGAGGGGACTTCCAGCAAGACTTCCAAGTGGATCCCACGAACCGGCTGCTGCTCCAGCGCGTGCCCCTGCCCCAGGTGCCAGGGGAGTACAGCACGGAGGTGTCTGGTGAAGGATGCGTCTACCTGCAG ACAAGCCTGAGGTACAACGTGCAGCCCACACAGCAGGATGCACCCTTCATGCTCCATGTGTACACGATCCCAGAGACATGCGAGGACTCCAAGGCTCACAAGGTCTTTGACATAGGCATAAATGTCAG TTACACTGGGGAGCGCAATGGCTCCAACATGGTGATTGTTGATGTGAAGATGCTGTCGGGATTCATCCCCGTGAAGTCCTCTGTGAGAAAG CTCTCAAACAGCTGGTTTCACCAGATCCAACGGACAGAAGTGAGCACAAACCATGTTCTGGTGTACATAGAGCAG ctgggcagcGAGACCCTCAGCTTCTCCTTCGCGGTGGAGCGGGACGTCCCCGTGCAGGGCCTGAAGCCAGCTCAGGTGAAGGTCTATGACTACTACGAGACAG atgaGTTTGCCACACAGGAGTACAGCGCTCCCTGCACCACAG AGGAAGTAAACCAAGGCAATGCATGA